From Camarhynchus parvulus chromosome 22, STF_HiC, whole genome shotgun sequence, a single genomic window includes:
- the LOC115912502 gene encoding fer-1-like protein 5, with protein MLRCHVVAVRIPGATGFGPGVLLSVCFRGVPRRTQVVPEERSLTWNEELVWPLHTRPLSATDTLGLRLRRGDCLLPQGDLGATTVSLGELVANPSLPMAVRDIPLLDHRDRPTGCTVTLRCYHDPHGAAGDVPVTTERGQVALEPPGVAPEESKEDFQVRVRVIKGRQLRGNAIKPVVRVHIGKQNFRSRSQSGNNPYFNEVFCQDFHMTPEQLVALPIQIQVLRSPNICTKPVIGVFELDVGTIYSAPGRSLSGKWLSLQHPRHRDGRSQGFLQVSLVVRRAGERAQEQEVPAGDEDVEANLLRPPPCATTLQIRVFRGEDLPRGGDSGAWG; from the exons ATGCTGCGGTGCCACGTGGTCGCCGTCCGCATTCCCGGGGCCACCGGCTTCGGTCCCGGTGTCCTGCTGTCCGTCTGCTTCCGAG gtgtccccaggagaACCCAGGTGGTGCCCGAGGAGCGCAGCCTCACCTGGAATGAG GAGCTGGTGTGGCCGCTGCACACGCGTCCCCTGAGCGCCACGGACACGCTGGGCCTGCGCCTGCGGCGTGGGGActgcctgctgccccaggg GGACCTGGGTGCCACCACGGTGTCCTTGGGCGAGCTGGTGGCCAACCCCAGCCTGCCGATGGCCGTCAGGGACATCCCGCTGCTGGACCACCGGGACCGGCCCACGGGG TGCACCGTCACCCTCCGCTGCTACCACGACCCGCACGGCGCGGCCGGGGACGTCCCTGTCACCACCGAGCGCGGCCAGGTGGCCCTGGAGCCGCCGGGGGTGGCACCCGAGGAGAGCAAAGAGGATTTCCAG GTGCGGGTGAGGGTCATCAAGGGCCGCCAGCTGCGGGGCAATGCCATCAAACCCGTGGTGAGGGTGCACATCGGGAAGCAGAACTTCCGCAGCCGCAGCCAGAGCGGGAACAACCCCTACTTCAACGAG GTGTTTTGCCAGGATTTCCACATGACGCCGGAGCAGCTGGTGGCGCTGCCCATCCAGATCCAG gtgctgcGTTCACCAAACATCTGCACCAAGCCCGTCATCGGCGTCTTCGAG CTCGATGTCGGCACCATCTACTCTGCCCCAG GGCGCAGCCTGAGCGGGAAGtggctgagcctgcagcacccGCGGCACCGCGACGGCCGCTCGCAGGGCTTCCTGCAGGTCAGCCTGGTGGTGCGCCGCGCCGGAGAGCGCGCCCAG gagcaggaggtgccgGCGGGGGACGAGGATGTGGAGGCCAACCTGCTGCGGCCACCGCCCTGCGCCACCACGCTGCAGATCCGCGTGTTCCGCGGCGAGGACCTGCCGCggggtggggacagcggggcgtggg GGTGA